A window of the Halichoerus grypus chromosome 2, mHalGry1.hap1.1, whole genome shotgun sequence genome harbors these coding sequences:
- the RUNDC3A gene encoding RUN domain-containing protein 3A isoform X4: MEASFVQTTMALGLSSKKASSRNVAVERRNLITVCRFSVKTLLEKYTAEPIDDSSEEFVNFAAILEQILSHRFKACAPAGPVSWFSSDGQRGFWDYIRLACSKVPNNCVSSIENMENISTARAKGRAWIRVALMEKRMSEYITTALRDTRTTRRFYDSGAIMLREEATVLTGMLIGLSAIDFSFCLKGEVLDGKTPVVIDYTPYLKFTQSYDYLTDEEERHSAESSTSEDNSPEHPYLPLVTDEDSWYSKWHKMEQKFRIVYAQKGYLEELVRLRESQLKDLEAENRRLQLQLEEAAAQNQREKRELEGVILELQEQLTGLIPGDHVPLAQGSKDLTTPLVNQWPSLGTLNGAEGANNPKLYRRHSFMSTEPLSAEASLSSDSQRLGEGKRDEEPWGPIGKDPTPSMLGLCGSLASIPSCKSLASFKSNECLVSDSPEGSPALSPS; encoded by the exons ATGGAAGCGAGCTTTGTCCAGAccaccatggctctggggctgtCCTCCAAGAAAGCGTCTTCCCGCAATGTGGCCGTGGAGCGTAGGAACCTGATCACCGTGTGCAG GTTCTCTGTGAAAACGCTGCTGGAGAAATACACGGCGGAGCCCATCGATGACTCATCCGAGGAGTTTGTGAATTTTGCAGCCATCTTAGAGCAGATCCTCAGCCACCGTTTCAAAG CCTGTGCCCCAGCAGGTCCGGTGAGCTGGTTCAGCTCAGACGGGCAGCGGGGCTTCTGGGACTATATCCGGCTGGCTTGCAGCAAAGTGCCCAACAATTGTGTGAGCAGCATTGAGAACATGGAGAACATCAGCACAGCCCGAGCCAAG GGCCGGGCATGGATCCGGGTGGCCCTGATGGAGAAGCGAATGTCAGAATACATCACCACAGCTCTGCGGGACACCCGGACCACCAG acGTTTCTATGACTCGGGAGCCATCATGCTGCGGGAGGAAGCCACCGTCCTCACCGGGATGCTGATCGGACTGAGCGCCATAGACTTCAG CTTCTGCCTAAAGGGCGAAGTGCTGGACGGGAAGACCCCCGTGGTCATCGATTACACACCCTACCTAAAGTTCACCCAGAG CTACGACTACCTGACCGACGAGGAGGAGCGGCACAGCGCCGAGAGCAGTACGAGCGAGGACAACTCGCCCGAGCACCCGTACCTGCCGCTCGTCACCGACGAGGACAGCTGGTACAGCAAATGGCACAAGATGGAACAGAAGTTCCGCATCGTCTACGCGCAGAAG GGCTACCTGGAGGAGCTGGTGCGCCTGCGCGAGTCGCAGCTGAAGGACCTGGAGGCGGAGAACCGGCGGCTGCAGCTGCAGCTGGAGGAGGCGGCGGCGCAGAACCAGCGCGAGAAGCGGGAGCTGGAAGGCGTGATCCTGGAGCTGCAGGAGCAGCT gaCAGGTCTGATCCCCGGTGACCACGTTCCCCTGGCCCAGGGTTCCAAAGACCTCACCACGCCCCTGGTCAACCAATGGCCTTCACTGGGAACGCTCAATGGGGCAGAGGGTGCCAACAACCCCAAGCTATACCGGAG ACACAGTTTCATGAGCACGGAGCCGCTGTCGGCTGAAGCCAGCCTGAGCTCGGACTCCCAGCGCCTGGGAGAGGGCAAACGGGACGAGGAGCCCTGGGGCCCCATCG GGAAGGACCCCACGCCCTCCATGCTGGGCCTCTGCGGCTCCCTGGCCTCCATCCCCAGCTGCAAGTCCCTGGCGAGCTTCAAATCCAACGAGTGCCTGGTGAGCGACAGTCCCGAAGGCAGCCCGGCACTGAGCCCCAGCTGA
- the RUNDC3A gene encoding RUN domain-containing protein 3A isoform X2, with translation MEASFVQTTMALGLSSKKASSRNVAVERRNLITVCRFSVKTLLEKYTAEPIDDSSEEFVNFAAILEQILSHRFKAGPVSWFSSDGQRGFWDYIRLACSKVPNNCVSSIENMENISTARAKGRAWIRVALMEKRMSEYITTALRDTRTTRRFYDSGAIMLREEATVLTGMLIGLSAIDFSFCLKGEVLDGKTPVVIDYTPYLKFTQSYDYLTDEEERHSAESSTSEDNSPEHPYLPLVTDEDSWYSKWHKMEQKFRIVYAQKGYLEELVRLRESQLKDLEAENRRLQLQLEEAAAQNQREKRELEGVILELQEQLTGLIPGDHVPLAQGSKDLTTPLVNQWPSLGTLNGAEGANNPKLYRSPLLCRRHSFMSTEPLSAEASLSSDSQRLGEGKRDEEPWGPIGKDPTPSMLGLCGSLASIPSCKSLASFKSNECLVSDSPEGSPALSPS, from the exons ATGGAAGCGAGCTTTGTCCAGAccaccatggctctggggctgtCCTCCAAGAAAGCGTCTTCCCGCAATGTGGCCGTGGAGCGTAGGAACCTGATCACCGTGTGCAG GTTCTCTGTGAAAACGCTGCTGGAGAAATACACGGCGGAGCCCATCGATGACTCATCCGAGGAGTTTGTGAATTTTGCAGCCATCTTAGAGCAGATCCTCAGCCACCGTTTCAAAG CAGGTCCGGTGAGCTGGTTCAGCTCAGACGGGCAGCGGGGCTTCTGGGACTATATCCGGCTGGCTTGCAGCAAAGTGCCCAACAATTGTGTGAGCAGCATTGAGAACATGGAGAACATCAGCACAGCCCGAGCCAAG GGCCGGGCATGGATCCGGGTGGCCCTGATGGAGAAGCGAATGTCAGAATACATCACCACAGCTCTGCGGGACACCCGGACCACCAG acGTTTCTATGACTCGGGAGCCATCATGCTGCGGGAGGAAGCCACCGTCCTCACCGGGATGCTGATCGGACTGAGCGCCATAGACTTCAG CTTCTGCCTAAAGGGCGAAGTGCTGGACGGGAAGACCCCCGTGGTCATCGATTACACACCCTACCTAAAGTTCACCCAGAG CTACGACTACCTGACCGACGAGGAGGAGCGGCACAGCGCCGAGAGCAGTACGAGCGAGGACAACTCGCCCGAGCACCCGTACCTGCCGCTCGTCACCGACGAGGACAGCTGGTACAGCAAATGGCACAAGATGGAACAGAAGTTCCGCATCGTCTACGCGCAGAAG GGCTACCTGGAGGAGCTGGTGCGCCTGCGCGAGTCGCAGCTGAAGGACCTGGAGGCGGAGAACCGGCGGCTGCAGCTGCAGCTGGAGGAGGCGGCGGCGCAGAACCAGCGCGAGAAGCGGGAGCTGGAAGGCGTGATCCTGGAGCTGCAGGAGCAGCT gaCAGGTCTGATCCCCGGTGACCACGTTCCCCTGGCCCAGGGTTCCAAAGACCTCACCACGCCCCTGGTCAACCAATGGCCTTCACTGGGAACGCTCAATGGGGCAGAGGGTGCCAACAACCCCAAGCTATACCGGAG CCCTCTGCTCTGCCGCAGACACAGTTTCATGAGCACGGAGCCGCTGTCGGCTGAAGCCAGCCTGAGCTCGGACTCCCAGCGCCTGGGAGAGGGCAAACGGGACGAGGAGCCCTGGGGCCCCATCG GGAAGGACCCCACGCCCTCCATGCTGGGCCTCTGCGGCTCCCTGGCCTCCATCCCCAGCTGCAAGTCCCTGGCGAGCTTCAAATCCAACGAGTGCCTGGTGAGCGACAGTCCCGAAGGCAGCCCGGCACTGAGCCCCAGCTGA
- the RUNDC3A gene encoding RUN domain-containing protein 3A isoform X3 encodes MEASFVQTTMALGLSSKKASSRNVAVERRNLITVCRFSVKTLLEKYTAEPIDDSSEEFVNFAAILEQILSHRFKGPVSWFSSDGQRGFWDYIRLACSKVPNNCVSSIENMENISTARAKGRAWIRVALMEKRMSEYITTALRDTRTTRRFYDSGAIMLREEATVLTGMLIGLSAIDFSFCLKGEVLDGKTPVVIDYTPYLKFTQSYDYLTDEEERHSAESSTSEDNSPEHPYLPLVTDEDSWYSKWHKMEQKFRIVYAQKGYLEELVRLRESQLKDLEAENRRLQLQLEEAAAQNQREKRELEGVILELQEQLTGLIPGDHVPLAQGSKDLTTPLVNQWPSLGTLNGAEGANNPKLYRSPLLCRRHSFMSTEPLSAEASLSSDSQRLGEGKRDEEPWGPIGKDPTPSMLGLCGSLASIPSCKSLASFKSNECLVSDSPEGSPALSPS; translated from the exons ATGGAAGCGAGCTTTGTCCAGAccaccatggctctggggctgtCCTCCAAGAAAGCGTCTTCCCGCAATGTGGCCGTGGAGCGTAGGAACCTGATCACCGTGTGCAG GTTCTCTGTGAAAACGCTGCTGGAGAAATACACGGCGGAGCCCATCGATGACTCATCCGAGGAGTTTGTGAATTTTGCAGCCATCTTAGAGCAGATCCTCAGCCACCGTTTCAAAG GTCCGGTGAGCTGGTTCAGCTCAGACGGGCAGCGGGGCTTCTGGGACTATATCCGGCTGGCTTGCAGCAAAGTGCCCAACAATTGTGTGAGCAGCATTGAGAACATGGAGAACATCAGCACAGCCCGAGCCAAG GGCCGGGCATGGATCCGGGTGGCCCTGATGGAGAAGCGAATGTCAGAATACATCACCACAGCTCTGCGGGACACCCGGACCACCAG acGTTTCTATGACTCGGGAGCCATCATGCTGCGGGAGGAAGCCACCGTCCTCACCGGGATGCTGATCGGACTGAGCGCCATAGACTTCAG CTTCTGCCTAAAGGGCGAAGTGCTGGACGGGAAGACCCCCGTGGTCATCGATTACACACCCTACCTAAAGTTCACCCAGAG CTACGACTACCTGACCGACGAGGAGGAGCGGCACAGCGCCGAGAGCAGTACGAGCGAGGACAACTCGCCCGAGCACCCGTACCTGCCGCTCGTCACCGACGAGGACAGCTGGTACAGCAAATGGCACAAGATGGAACAGAAGTTCCGCATCGTCTACGCGCAGAAG GGCTACCTGGAGGAGCTGGTGCGCCTGCGCGAGTCGCAGCTGAAGGACCTGGAGGCGGAGAACCGGCGGCTGCAGCTGCAGCTGGAGGAGGCGGCGGCGCAGAACCAGCGCGAGAAGCGGGAGCTGGAAGGCGTGATCCTGGAGCTGCAGGAGCAGCT gaCAGGTCTGATCCCCGGTGACCACGTTCCCCTGGCCCAGGGTTCCAAAGACCTCACCACGCCCCTGGTCAACCAATGGCCTTCACTGGGAACGCTCAATGGGGCAGAGGGTGCCAACAACCCCAAGCTATACCGGAG CCCTCTGCTCTGCCGCAGACACAGTTTCATGAGCACGGAGCCGCTGTCGGCTGAAGCCAGCCTGAGCTCGGACTCCCAGCGCCTGGGAGAGGGCAAACGGGACGAGGAGCCCTGGGGCCCCATCG GGAAGGACCCCACGCCCTCCATGCTGGGCCTCTGCGGCTCCCTGGCCTCCATCCCCAGCTGCAAGTCCCTGGCGAGCTTCAAATCCAACGAGTGCCTGGTGAGCGACAGTCCCGAAGGCAGCCCGGCACTGAGCCCCAGCTGA
- the RUNDC3A gene encoding RUN domain-containing protein 3A isoform X5, producing MEASFVQTTMALGLSSKKASSRNVAVERRNLITVCRFSVKTLLEKYTAEPIDDSSEEFVNFAAILEQILSHRFKGPVSWFSSDGQRGFWDYIRLACSKVPNNCVSSIENMENISTARAKGRAWIRVALMEKRMSEYITTALRDTRTTRRFYDSGAIMLREEATVLTGMLIGLSAIDFSFCLKGEVLDGKTPVVIDYTPYLKFTQSYDYLTDEEERHSAESSTSEDNSPEHPYLPLVTDEDSWYSKWHKMEQKFRIVYAQKGYLEELVRLRESQLKDLEAENRRLQLQLEEAAAQNQREKRELEGVILELQEQLTGLIPGDHVPLAQGSKDLTTPLVNQWPSLGTLNGAEGANNPKLYRRHSFMSTEPLSAEASLSSDSQRLGEGKRDEEPWGPIGKDPTPSMLGLCGSLASIPSCKSLASFKSNECLVSDSPEGSPALSPS from the exons ATGGAAGCGAGCTTTGTCCAGAccaccatggctctggggctgtCCTCCAAGAAAGCGTCTTCCCGCAATGTGGCCGTGGAGCGTAGGAACCTGATCACCGTGTGCAG GTTCTCTGTGAAAACGCTGCTGGAGAAATACACGGCGGAGCCCATCGATGACTCATCCGAGGAGTTTGTGAATTTTGCAGCCATCTTAGAGCAGATCCTCAGCCACCGTTTCAAAG GTCCGGTGAGCTGGTTCAGCTCAGACGGGCAGCGGGGCTTCTGGGACTATATCCGGCTGGCTTGCAGCAAAGTGCCCAACAATTGTGTGAGCAGCATTGAGAACATGGAGAACATCAGCACAGCCCGAGCCAAG GGCCGGGCATGGATCCGGGTGGCCCTGATGGAGAAGCGAATGTCAGAATACATCACCACAGCTCTGCGGGACACCCGGACCACCAG acGTTTCTATGACTCGGGAGCCATCATGCTGCGGGAGGAAGCCACCGTCCTCACCGGGATGCTGATCGGACTGAGCGCCATAGACTTCAG CTTCTGCCTAAAGGGCGAAGTGCTGGACGGGAAGACCCCCGTGGTCATCGATTACACACCCTACCTAAAGTTCACCCAGAG CTACGACTACCTGACCGACGAGGAGGAGCGGCACAGCGCCGAGAGCAGTACGAGCGAGGACAACTCGCCCGAGCACCCGTACCTGCCGCTCGTCACCGACGAGGACAGCTGGTACAGCAAATGGCACAAGATGGAACAGAAGTTCCGCATCGTCTACGCGCAGAAG GGCTACCTGGAGGAGCTGGTGCGCCTGCGCGAGTCGCAGCTGAAGGACCTGGAGGCGGAGAACCGGCGGCTGCAGCTGCAGCTGGAGGAGGCGGCGGCGCAGAACCAGCGCGAGAAGCGGGAGCTGGAAGGCGTGATCCTGGAGCTGCAGGAGCAGCT gaCAGGTCTGATCCCCGGTGACCACGTTCCCCTGGCCCAGGGTTCCAAAGACCTCACCACGCCCCTGGTCAACCAATGGCCTTCACTGGGAACGCTCAATGGGGCAGAGGGTGCCAACAACCCCAAGCTATACCGGAG ACACAGTTTCATGAGCACGGAGCCGCTGTCGGCTGAAGCCAGCCTGAGCTCGGACTCCCAGCGCCTGGGAGAGGGCAAACGGGACGAGGAGCCCTGGGGCCCCATCG GGAAGGACCCCACGCCCTCCATGCTGGGCCTCTGCGGCTCCCTGGCCTCCATCCCCAGCTGCAAGTCCCTGGCGAGCTTCAAATCCAACGAGTGCCTGGTGAGCGACAGTCCCGAAGGCAGCCCGGCACTGAGCCCCAGCTGA
- the RUNDC3A gene encoding RUN domain-containing protein 3A isoform X1, with protein sequence MEASFVQTTMALGLSSKKASSRNVAVERRNLITVCRFSVKTLLEKYTAEPIDDSSEEFVNFAAILEQILSHRFKACAPAGPVSWFSSDGQRGFWDYIRLACSKVPNNCVSSIENMENISTARAKGRAWIRVALMEKRMSEYITTALRDTRTTRRFYDSGAIMLREEATVLTGMLIGLSAIDFSFCLKGEVLDGKTPVVIDYTPYLKFTQSYDYLTDEEERHSAESSTSEDNSPEHPYLPLVTDEDSWYSKWHKMEQKFRIVYAQKGYLEELVRLRESQLKDLEAENRRLQLQLEEAAAQNQREKRELEGVILELQEQLTGLIPGDHVPLAQGSKDLTTPLVNQWPSLGTLNGAEGANNPKLYRSPLLCRRHSFMSTEPLSAEASLSSDSQRLGEGKRDEEPWGPIGKDPTPSMLGLCGSLASIPSCKSLASFKSNECLVSDSPEGSPALSPS encoded by the exons ATGGAAGCGAGCTTTGTCCAGAccaccatggctctggggctgtCCTCCAAGAAAGCGTCTTCCCGCAATGTGGCCGTGGAGCGTAGGAACCTGATCACCGTGTGCAG GTTCTCTGTGAAAACGCTGCTGGAGAAATACACGGCGGAGCCCATCGATGACTCATCCGAGGAGTTTGTGAATTTTGCAGCCATCTTAGAGCAGATCCTCAGCCACCGTTTCAAAG CCTGTGCCCCAGCAGGTCCGGTGAGCTGGTTCAGCTCAGACGGGCAGCGGGGCTTCTGGGACTATATCCGGCTGGCTTGCAGCAAAGTGCCCAACAATTGTGTGAGCAGCATTGAGAACATGGAGAACATCAGCACAGCCCGAGCCAAG GGCCGGGCATGGATCCGGGTGGCCCTGATGGAGAAGCGAATGTCAGAATACATCACCACAGCTCTGCGGGACACCCGGACCACCAG acGTTTCTATGACTCGGGAGCCATCATGCTGCGGGAGGAAGCCACCGTCCTCACCGGGATGCTGATCGGACTGAGCGCCATAGACTTCAG CTTCTGCCTAAAGGGCGAAGTGCTGGACGGGAAGACCCCCGTGGTCATCGATTACACACCCTACCTAAAGTTCACCCAGAG CTACGACTACCTGACCGACGAGGAGGAGCGGCACAGCGCCGAGAGCAGTACGAGCGAGGACAACTCGCCCGAGCACCCGTACCTGCCGCTCGTCACCGACGAGGACAGCTGGTACAGCAAATGGCACAAGATGGAACAGAAGTTCCGCATCGTCTACGCGCAGAAG GGCTACCTGGAGGAGCTGGTGCGCCTGCGCGAGTCGCAGCTGAAGGACCTGGAGGCGGAGAACCGGCGGCTGCAGCTGCAGCTGGAGGAGGCGGCGGCGCAGAACCAGCGCGAGAAGCGGGAGCTGGAAGGCGTGATCCTGGAGCTGCAGGAGCAGCT gaCAGGTCTGATCCCCGGTGACCACGTTCCCCTGGCCCAGGGTTCCAAAGACCTCACCACGCCCCTGGTCAACCAATGGCCTTCACTGGGAACGCTCAATGGGGCAGAGGGTGCCAACAACCCCAAGCTATACCGGAG CCCTCTGCTCTGCCGCAGACACAGTTTCATGAGCACGGAGCCGCTGTCGGCTGAAGCCAGCCTGAGCTCGGACTCCCAGCGCCTGGGAGAGGGCAAACGGGACGAGGAGCCCTGGGGCCCCATCG GGAAGGACCCCACGCCCTCCATGCTGGGCCTCTGCGGCTCCCTGGCCTCCATCCCCAGCTGCAAGTCCCTGGCGAGCTTCAAATCCAACGAGTGCCTGGTGAGCGACAGTCCCGAAGGCAGCCCGGCACTGAGCCCCAGCTGA
- the RUNDC3A gene encoding RUN domain-containing protein 3A isoform X6 — protein MEASFVQTTMALGLSSKKASSRNVAVERRNLITVCRFSVKTLLEKYTAEPIDDSSEEFVNFAAILEQILSHRFKACAPAGPVSWFSSDGQRGFWDYIRLACSKVPNNCVSSIENMENISTARAKGRAWIRVALMEKRMSEYITTALRDTRTTRRFYDSGAIMLREEATVLTGMLIGLSAIDFSFCLKGEVLDGKTPVVIDYTPYLKFTQSYDYLTDEEERHSAESSTSEDNSPEHPYLPLVTDEDSWYSKWHKMEQKFRIVYAQKGYLEELVRLRESQLKDLEAENRRLQLQLEEAAAQNQREKRELEGVILELQEQLTGLIPGDHVPLAQGSKDLTTPLVNQWPSLGTLNGAEGANNPKLYRSPLLCRRHSFMSTEPLSAEASLSSDSQRLGEGKRDEEPWGPIGSSEPN, from the exons ATGGAAGCGAGCTTTGTCCAGAccaccatggctctggggctgtCCTCCAAGAAAGCGTCTTCCCGCAATGTGGCCGTGGAGCGTAGGAACCTGATCACCGTGTGCAG GTTCTCTGTGAAAACGCTGCTGGAGAAATACACGGCGGAGCCCATCGATGACTCATCCGAGGAGTTTGTGAATTTTGCAGCCATCTTAGAGCAGATCCTCAGCCACCGTTTCAAAG CCTGTGCCCCAGCAGGTCCGGTGAGCTGGTTCAGCTCAGACGGGCAGCGGGGCTTCTGGGACTATATCCGGCTGGCTTGCAGCAAAGTGCCCAACAATTGTGTGAGCAGCATTGAGAACATGGAGAACATCAGCACAGCCCGAGCCAAG GGCCGGGCATGGATCCGGGTGGCCCTGATGGAGAAGCGAATGTCAGAATACATCACCACAGCTCTGCGGGACACCCGGACCACCAG acGTTTCTATGACTCGGGAGCCATCATGCTGCGGGAGGAAGCCACCGTCCTCACCGGGATGCTGATCGGACTGAGCGCCATAGACTTCAG CTTCTGCCTAAAGGGCGAAGTGCTGGACGGGAAGACCCCCGTGGTCATCGATTACACACCCTACCTAAAGTTCACCCAGAG CTACGACTACCTGACCGACGAGGAGGAGCGGCACAGCGCCGAGAGCAGTACGAGCGAGGACAACTCGCCCGAGCACCCGTACCTGCCGCTCGTCACCGACGAGGACAGCTGGTACAGCAAATGGCACAAGATGGAACAGAAGTTCCGCATCGTCTACGCGCAGAAG GGCTACCTGGAGGAGCTGGTGCGCCTGCGCGAGTCGCAGCTGAAGGACCTGGAGGCGGAGAACCGGCGGCTGCAGCTGCAGCTGGAGGAGGCGGCGGCGCAGAACCAGCGCGAGAAGCGGGAGCTGGAAGGCGTGATCCTGGAGCTGCAGGAGCAGCT gaCAGGTCTGATCCCCGGTGACCACGTTCCCCTGGCCCAGGGTTCCAAAGACCTCACCACGCCCCTGGTCAACCAATGGCCTTCACTGGGAACGCTCAATGGGGCAGAGGGTGCCAACAACCCCAAGCTATACCGGAG CCCTCTGCTCTGCCGCAGACACAGTTTCATGAGCACGGAGCCGCTGTCGGCTGAAGCCAGCCTGAGCTCGGACTCCCAGCGCCTGGGAGAGGGCAAACGGGACGAGGAGCCCTGGGGCCCCATCG gaagctcagagccaaaTTAG
- the RUNDC3A gene encoding RUN domain-containing protein 3A isoform X7 has product MEASFVQTTMALGLSSKKASSRNVAVERRNLITVCRFSVKTLLEKYTAEPIDDSSEEFVNFAAILEQILSHRFKACAPAGPVSWFSSDGQRGFWDYIRLACSKVPNNCVSSIENMENISTARAKGRAWIRVALMEKRMSEYITTALRDTRTTRRFYDSGAIMLREEATVLTGMLIGLSAIDFSFCLKGEVLDGKTPVVIDYTPYLKFTQSYDYLTDEEERHSAESSTSEDNSPEHPYLPLVTDEDSWYSKWHKMEQKFRIVYAQKGYLEELVRLRESQLKDLEAENRRLQLQLEEAAAQNQREKRELEGVILELQEQLTGLIPGDHVPLAQGSKDLTTPLVNQWPSLGTLNGAEGANNPKLYRRHSFMSTEPLSAEASLSSDSQRLGEGKRDEEPWGPIGSSEPN; this is encoded by the exons ATGGAAGCGAGCTTTGTCCAGAccaccatggctctggggctgtCCTCCAAGAAAGCGTCTTCCCGCAATGTGGCCGTGGAGCGTAGGAACCTGATCACCGTGTGCAG GTTCTCTGTGAAAACGCTGCTGGAGAAATACACGGCGGAGCCCATCGATGACTCATCCGAGGAGTTTGTGAATTTTGCAGCCATCTTAGAGCAGATCCTCAGCCACCGTTTCAAAG CCTGTGCCCCAGCAGGTCCGGTGAGCTGGTTCAGCTCAGACGGGCAGCGGGGCTTCTGGGACTATATCCGGCTGGCTTGCAGCAAAGTGCCCAACAATTGTGTGAGCAGCATTGAGAACATGGAGAACATCAGCACAGCCCGAGCCAAG GGCCGGGCATGGATCCGGGTGGCCCTGATGGAGAAGCGAATGTCAGAATACATCACCACAGCTCTGCGGGACACCCGGACCACCAG acGTTTCTATGACTCGGGAGCCATCATGCTGCGGGAGGAAGCCACCGTCCTCACCGGGATGCTGATCGGACTGAGCGCCATAGACTTCAG CTTCTGCCTAAAGGGCGAAGTGCTGGACGGGAAGACCCCCGTGGTCATCGATTACACACCCTACCTAAAGTTCACCCAGAG CTACGACTACCTGACCGACGAGGAGGAGCGGCACAGCGCCGAGAGCAGTACGAGCGAGGACAACTCGCCCGAGCACCCGTACCTGCCGCTCGTCACCGACGAGGACAGCTGGTACAGCAAATGGCACAAGATGGAACAGAAGTTCCGCATCGTCTACGCGCAGAAG GGCTACCTGGAGGAGCTGGTGCGCCTGCGCGAGTCGCAGCTGAAGGACCTGGAGGCGGAGAACCGGCGGCTGCAGCTGCAGCTGGAGGAGGCGGCGGCGCAGAACCAGCGCGAGAAGCGGGAGCTGGAAGGCGTGATCCTGGAGCTGCAGGAGCAGCT gaCAGGTCTGATCCCCGGTGACCACGTTCCCCTGGCCCAGGGTTCCAAAGACCTCACCACGCCCCTGGTCAACCAATGGCCTTCACTGGGAACGCTCAATGGGGCAGAGGGTGCCAACAACCCCAAGCTATACCGGAG ACACAGTTTCATGAGCACGGAGCCGCTGTCGGCTGAAGCCAGCCTGAGCTCGGACTCCCAGCGCCTGGGAGAGGGCAAACGGGACGAGGAGCCCTGGGGCCCCATCG gaagctcagagccaaaTTAG
- the RUNDC3A gene encoding RUN domain-containing protein 3A isoform X8, which translates to MEASFVQTTMALGLSSKKASSRNVAVERRNLITVCRFSVKTLLEKYTAEPIDDSSEEFVNFAAILEQILSHRFKGPVSWFSSDGQRGFWDYIRLACSKVPNNCVSSIENMENISTARAKGRAWIRVALMEKRMSEYITTALRDTRTTRRFYDSGAIMLREEATVLTGMLIGLSAIDFSFCLKGEVLDGKTPVVIDYTPYLKFTQSYDYLTDEEERHSAESSTSEDNSPEHPYLPLVTDEDSWYSKWHKMEQKFRIVYAQKGYLEELVRLRESQLKDLEAENRRLQLQLEEAAAQNQREKRELEGVILELQEQLTGLIPGDHVPLAQGSKDLTTPLVNQWPSLGTLNGAEGANNPKLYRRHSFMSTEPLSAEASLSSDSQRLGEGKRDEEPWGPIGSSEPN; encoded by the exons ATGGAAGCGAGCTTTGTCCAGAccaccatggctctggggctgtCCTCCAAGAAAGCGTCTTCCCGCAATGTGGCCGTGGAGCGTAGGAACCTGATCACCGTGTGCAG GTTCTCTGTGAAAACGCTGCTGGAGAAATACACGGCGGAGCCCATCGATGACTCATCCGAGGAGTTTGTGAATTTTGCAGCCATCTTAGAGCAGATCCTCAGCCACCGTTTCAAAG GTCCGGTGAGCTGGTTCAGCTCAGACGGGCAGCGGGGCTTCTGGGACTATATCCGGCTGGCTTGCAGCAAAGTGCCCAACAATTGTGTGAGCAGCATTGAGAACATGGAGAACATCAGCACAGCCCGAGCCAAG GGCCGGGCATGGATCCGGGTGGCCCTGATGGAGAAGCGAATGTCAGAATACATCACCACAGCTCTGCGGGACACCCGGACCACCAG acGTTTCTATGACTCGGGAGCCATCATGCTGCGGGAGGAAGCCACCGTCCTCACCGGGATGCTGATCGGACTGAGCGCCATAGACTTCAG CTTCTGCCTAAAGGGCGAAGTGCTGGACGGGAAGACCCCCGTGGTCATCGATTACACACCCTACCTAAAGTTCACCCAGAG CTACGACTACCTGACCGACGAGGAGGAGCGGCACAGCGCCGAGAGCAGTACGAGCGAGGACAACTCGCCCGAGCACCCGTACCTGCCGCTCGTCACCGACGAGGACAGCTGGTACAGCAAATGGCACAAGATGGAACAGAAGTTCCGCATCGTCTACGCGCAGAAG GGCTACCTGGAGGAGCTGGTGCGCCTGCGCGAGTCGCAGCTGAAGGACCTGGAGGCGGAGAACCGGCGGCTGCAGCTGCAGCTGGAGGAGGCGGCGGCGCAGAACCAGCGCGAGAAGCGGGAGCTGGAAGGCGTGATCCTGGAGCTGCAGGAGCAGCT gaCAGGTCTGATCCCCGGTGACCACGTTCCCCTGGCCCAGGGTTCCAAAGACCTCACCACGCCCCTGGTCAACCAATGGCCTTCACTGGGAACGCTCAATGGGGCAGAGGGTGCCAACAACCCCAAGCTATACCGGAG ACACAGTTTCATGAGCACGGAGCCGCTGTCGGCTGAAGCCAGCCTGAGCTCGGACTCCCAGCGCCTGGGAGAGGGCAAACGGGACGAGGAGCCCTGGGGCCCCATCG gaagctcagagccaaaTTAG